The Podospora pseudopauciseta strain CBS 411.78 chromosome 2 map unlocalized CBS411.78m_2, whole genome shotgun sequence genome has a window encoding:
- the CCG6 gene encoding clock-controlled protein 6 (COG:S; EggNog:ENOG503P7AR) — translation MKFSTAVLALAAGANAFKNVTYTTEVVTAITTYCPEPTTVEYGGTTYTITEATTLTITDCPCTVKKPVTTISSVICHDCAPVYHNSTVAPGPTTTPVGTIGQPAPTQPPLATAGAGKAAALSGGALAGVLGFVALAL, via the exons ATGAAGTTCTCCACTGCCGTCcttgccctcgccgccggcgCCAACGCCTTCAAGAACGTCACCTACACCACCGAGGTCGTCACTGCCATCACCACCTACTGCCCCGAGCCCACCACTGTCGAGTATGGCGGCACCACCTACACCATCACTGAG GCCACCACTCTGACCATCACCGACTGCCCTTGCACTGTCAAGAAGCCTGTCACTACCATCTCGTCAGTGATCTGCCACGACTG TGCCCCTGTTTACCACAACAGCACCGTTGCCCCTggtcccaccaccacccccgttGGCACCATCGGCCAGCCCGCCCCCACCCAGCCTCCTCTCGCCACTGCTGGTGCCGGCAAGGCTGCTGCCCTCTCCGGCGGTGCCCTCGCTGGTGTCCTCGGCTTCGTTGCCCTTGCCCTCTAA
- a CDS encoding uncharacterized protein (EggNog:ENOG503NYF6; COG:I), translating to MTKDHPQNHTQTHSLTSPETFWSHQADQLHWHKKPATVLQKTIKQLPSGISHDHWAWFPDGEISTCYNCIDRHVLAGRGDVPAILYDSPVTNKKETYTYARLLDEVEIFAGVLREEGVKKGDVVLVYMPMIPAALIGILAINRLGAIHAVVFGGFASGALAQRIEASKPVAILTASCGIEGNKGPIGYQGFVEEAMKISSWRPPKTIIWQRDELPWRPIDRANGQRKWQALDKSCRARGWRAACVPVKSTDGVYIIYTSGTTGLPKGVLREAGGHAVGLHLMISYLFGVHGPGDVMGCYSDIGWVVSHSYTLYGPLLTGAATVLYEGKPVGTPDASAFWRLAEEYKINTMFTAPTALRAIRKEDPDNIHFSRVGERGGLRNLRALFLAGERSEPSIITMYQDLLAKHAAPGALVIDNWWSSESGSPISGIALVPHAGHDRTNPTSSASHPPLKIKPGSAGKAMPGFDVRVVSDSGEPLSPNTMGNIVLGLPLAPTAFRTLWGDEERFYKGYLKRFDGKYIDTGDAGVIDEDGYIHIMARSDDIINVAAHRLSTGQLEQAITTHPDVTEACVVGIPDALKGQMPFAFISTSHGAATTKEKKEKLFQEIQTLVRKQVGAIASLGGMIEGKGMIPKTRSGKTLRRVLKELLENAVHGEVDKELNVPSTVEDMGVVEVARGKVREYFVELERKGKWHASIEGREKAKL from the exons ATGACCAAAgaccacccccaaaaccacacCCAAACacactccctcacctcccccgaaACCTTCTGGTCTCACCAAGCCGATCAACTTCATTGGCACAAGAAACCCGCCACCGTCCTCCAAAAGACAATCAAACAACTCCCTTCTGGTATCTCTCACGACCACTGGGCCTGGTTCCCTGACGGCGAGATCTCCACATGCTACAACTGCATCGATCGTCACGTCCTTGCTGGCAGGGGGGATGTTCCTGCCATCTTGTATGACAGCCCGGTCACGAACAAGAAGGAGACATACACCTATGCCAGGTTACTCGACGAGGTGGAGATCTTTGCGGGTGTGctgagagaggagggggtgaagaagggggatgtggtgCTTGTTTATA TGCCCATGATACCCGCTGCCCTGATCGGGATTCTAGCTATCAATCGTCTTGGTGCGATCCATGCCGTTGTGTTTGGCGGTTTTGCTTCTGGGGCACTGGCCCAAAGAATTGAGGCTTCGAAGCCGGTTGCTATCCTGACTGCTTCTTGCGGGATAGAGGGGAATAAGGGGCCGATTGGGTACCAGGgttttgtggaggaggcgatgaAGATTTCGAGTTGGAGGCCGCCAAAGACTATTATTTG GCAAAGAGACGAGCTGCCATGGCGACCCATTGATAGAGCGAATGGCCAACGAAAATGGCAGGCCCTGGACAAGAGCTGCCGTGCTAGAGGTTGGCGAGCGGCGTGTGTTCCTGTCAAGTCGACAGATGGCGTCTACATCATCTACACCAGTGGCACGACGGGTCTGCCAAAGGGTGTGCTGAGAGAAGCTGGCGGCCATGCCGTCGGTCTGCACCTGATGATCTCGTATCTCTTTGGTGTCCATGGTCCTGGTGATGTG ATGGGATGCTACAGCGATATTGGCTGGGTCGTCTCTCACAGCTATACTTTATACGGCCCCCTCTTGACCGGCGCTGCAACCGTCTTATATGAGGGCAAGCCAGTCGGCACCCCTGATGCTTCGGCCTTCTGGCGTCTGGCCGAAGAGTACAAGATCAACACCATGTTCACTGCCCCCACGGCCCTCCGCGCAATCCGCAAAGAAGATCCGGATAACATCCATTTCTCTCGCGTTGGTGAGCGCGGAGGTCTCAGGAACCTTCGAGCACTATTCCTGGCCGGCGAAAGATCAGaaccatccatcatcaccatgtaTCAGGACCTGCTAGCCAAACATGCTGCACCTGGCGCACTGGTGATCGACAACTGGTGGTCATCCGAATCCGGCTCCCCCATCTCGGGCATCGCTCTCGTGCCCCATGCAGGTCATGACAGAACCAACCCcacctcctctgcctcacacCCACCGCTGAAGATAAAACCTGGTTCGGCAGGCAAAGCAATGCCTGGATTTGATGTCCGCGTCGTGTCTGACTCTGGTGAACCTCTATCACCAAACACCATGGGCAATATTGTTCTAGGCCTCCCACTTGCCCCTACTGCCTTCAGGACACTGTGGGGAGATGAGGAAAGGTTCTACAAGGGTTACCTCAAACGCTTCGACGGGAAGTACATCGACACCGGTGACGCAGGTGTcattgatgaggatggctACATCCATATCATGGCACGCTCAGACGACATCATCAATGTGGCTGCTCATCGGTTGTCCACTGGCCAACTGGAGCAAGctatcaccacccaccctgACGTCACGGAAGCATGTGTGGTTGGCATCCCTGACGCACTGAAGGGGCAGATGCCGTTTGCTTTCATCAGCACTTCCCACGGAGCGGCAACTacaaaagagaagaaggagaaacTGTTTCAGGAGATACAGACCCTGGTCAGGAAGCAAGTGGGTGCTATTGCgagtttgggggggatgattGAGGGTAAGGGGATGATTCCCAAGACGAGGTCAGGGAAGACgctgaggagggtgttgaaggagTTATTGGAGAATGCGGTGCATGGGGAGGTGGACAAGGAGTTGAATGTTCCCAGTACGGTGGAGGAtatgggggttgtggaggtggctagggggaaggtgagggagtACTTTGTggagttggagaggaaggggaagtggCATGCGAGCattgaggggagggagaaggcgaAGCTTTAA